The Ectothiorhodospiraceae bacterium BW-2 nucleotide sequence CTGATAATCGAGACTAGTAGCGTATTTAGTAGTCCAACGATAAAGGTTTTACCGTAGGTATCTGTCGCATCGTAGGGGATGAGCGACATTAAGATATCGAAGCCGGCGGTTCCCCACAAAAAGTCGAAACCGCTCTGAATCCCCCGCGCCTCCATATTGGTCAAGGCGTTAGAGATGATGGTGTAAAAGAGGTAACCGAGCGCAGAGACTAACAGCACCTGATAGAAAATCGCTCTCACCTGCGGGTTATTGAGGTAACTGGCGATACCCCGAGAGCGACTAGGTTGCATAGATTCAGCCATAGGCAGAGACTCCACTTGCAGTCGCGCTCCGCGACGGGAGCGGAGCGCGACAGGGTTAGATTAACGCATTGCAGGCGAGTAGAGGATACCGCCTTGATTCCACTGCGCGTTTAGACCACGAGAGATTTTTAGCGGTGAGCTAGCACCGACATTGCGATCAAACGACTCGGCGTAGTTACCGACTTGGGTAATAATGTTGTAAGCCCAATCCTCTTTTAGCCCCAATTTACTACCTAAATCGCCCTCGCTACCGAGCAGACGCTTCTGGCCGGGTTTACCGTTGTTGCGCAGTGCAGCTGCATTTTTGGAGGTGACCCCCTGATACTCGCCCTCAATCATGGCGTTAACACTCCACTTGACGATATTAAACCAAGCATCATCCCCCTGACGCACGACTGGACCTAATGGCTCTTTAGAGATCACCTCGGGCAGTACGATCGCCTCGGCAGGATTTTTTAGACCGATACGCAGCGCATAGAGTTGGGACTGATCGGAGACCAGAAAGTCGCACCGTCCCGACTCAAAACCGCTGCGGGTCTGATCGGAGGTATCGAAGGTGACCACGGTGTACTTCATGCTGTTTTCGCGAAAATAGTCGGCAATCGCTAACTCAGTTGAGGTACCGGCCTGAATACAGGCCGCCGCGCCATCGAGCTCAGTGGCGCTCTTAACCCCTAGGCTCTTTTGGACCATAAACCCGGTGCCGTCATAGTAGATAGTGCCGGCGAAGTTAAGTCCGAGTGAGGTATCACGGGTATGAGTCCAAGTGGTATTGCGCGAGAGCAGATCGATCTCCCCCGACTGTAGCGCAGTAAAGCGCTCTTTGGCGGTGAGTGGCTTATATTGTACCTTATCGGCATCACCTAGTACCGCAGCGGCGACACTACGACAGACATCGACATCAAGTCCGCTCCAGCCCCCCTTCTCATCTTTTTGAGAAAATCCAGCTAGCCCTGTGCTAACACCACAGGAGAGGTAGCCCTTTTTCTGGACATCTTCCAGCGTGCCGGCATAAGTGGTTGACGCAAAAGTAGTTAGTGCCGCTATGGCAGTGGCAATCATGGTTCTCTTCACATTAAAACTCCTCAACTTAAATGGGGGTAACGCTACCGTGACCTGCTGCTGACATTTGTCACCGAGTCGTTACCGATGGTTCTGTGACATGACAGAGAGGTTAAAACTAACCCCATTAGGGCGATATGGCAAGCTAAAATGCAATTTTAAGGGGGAGTGGGCTCTGTGAACAGTGGCGCTATTTTCCCTGCTGCTGCTGTAGCTGCTGCTTAATGCCGATTAACCCCCCGTCGATATAGCTAGCATGAAAACCGCGCTCATTGAGCAAAAAGGCGGCCGATGCGCTGCGTTTACCATTGTCGCAGAGGGTAATGATCGTCTGTTCCGAGTCGAGCTCCCTTGCCCGTATGCGCAGCAGATAGATGGGAATGTTGAGACTCCCTTTAAGATTAAAGCGGCTAAACTCGCTCTCAGTGCGGACATCAATCAGCTGTCCCCCCCCCTCAGCCAGTCGCTGTCGAGCTTCGGCAAAGGTGATGGCGCTTAGGGTTGGAGTCTTTAATAGCTCCTCAAAGTCAGCTTTGGCCAAGCGCATACAGCTCCCGCTCTGCTGCATGGTGACGGTGGCATTACGGGGGTTATTGGAGATCATCGCCTCCTCGCCAAAGCCCTGTCCTGCCTT carries:
- a CDS encoding amino acid ABC transporter substrate-binding protein — protein: MIATAIAALTTFASTTYAGTLEDVQKKGYLSCGVSTGLAGFSQKDEKGGWSGLDVDVCRSVAAAVLGDADKVQYKPLTAKERFTALQSGEIDLLSRNTTWTHTRDTSLGLNFAGTIYYDGTGFMVQKSLGVKSATELDGAAACIQAGTSTELAIADYFRENSMKYTVVTFDTSDQTRSGFESGRCDFLVSDQSQLYALRIGLKNPAEAIVLPEVISKEPLGPVVRQGDDAWFNIVKWSVNAMIEGEYQGVTSKNAAALRNNGKPGQKRLLGSEGDLGSKLGLKEDWAYNIITQVGNYAESFDRNVGASSPLKISRGLNAQWNQGGILYSPAMR